The Actinomycetes bacterium DNA segment CGCCGCCGGGGCGAGGACCCGGCGCAGCTCCCGCAGCGCTTGTTTCCAGGCGGGGACCAGGTGCAGGACGTGCACCTCGACGACCACGTCGGCGCTGGCGTCGCGGAAGGGCAGGCGGGTGGCGTCGGCAAGGACCAGGGGCGGGGCGGCCAGCCCGGCCGCGGCCACCGGGACCTTCTCGCCTAGGGCGACAGCTGCCAGTTGAGTATGCCAGGCGGCTGTGCCTCGCCGCGGGCGCAGCGGCCGGCGGGTGCCGATCGACCGGCTTGGCTACCACACCCGCCAACGCTGACGATCCAGAAGAGGTCACCCCGGCGTGGGTGGCGTGGTCCGGACCCAGACCTTGTCCGGCGGGCCCCACCGCTGGGGAGTACGGTGGGCGCGCCATGCGGCTCCGGCTTGGTCGTGCCCGTCTGCCTGCTGGGTTGGTCGGAGCCTTGCAACCAGGCCAAGGGCGGTGACGCCCGGTGGGCCGCCGGAAGACGCGCCGGCCCGGGGAGATCAGCATCCCACCCGGATCGGGGATCGACAAGGGCCGCAGCTGCACCTGCTGGCCCAGGCCCGACGACGCCCGTCCGTGCACCCCGCAGACCTGCGACTGGCGCTGCCGGGCGTGCCGCGTCCACGGCCGGCCGTTCTACAGCCACGGCGACCTGCAGTACCTCGAGCACGGCACCGGGCCGCTGGCGGCGGAGC contains these protein-coding regions:
- a CDS encoding methyltransferase domain-containing protein — encoded protein: MAAAGLAAPPLVLADATRLPFRDASADVVVEVHVLHLVPAWKQALRELRRVLAPAA